A window from Pseudomonas kribbensis encodes these proteins:
- a CDS encoding AMP-binding protein — protein MSAAFRLPLDVFYEREARHPRQCFLVQPIGGGQVETLTWADVGHQARCAAHWLRSRELPQGSHIALISKNCAHWIIADLAIWMAGHVSVPLYPNLTAESVHQVLSHSESVLAFIGKLDDWPGMSVGVPADLPTISLPLHPPGDFDFNWGDLQRYSPIQDDPRPAADQLATIIYTSGTTGLPKGVMHSFANLGFATTRGTQLFGLNENDRLLSYLPLCHVAERMFVELASIYTGQTVFFAESLDTFLDDLRRARPTAMFGVPRIWTKFQMGVYSKIPAKRLDFLLGLPFIGKRIGHKVLAGLGLDALRVALSGAAPVPLTLLRWYQKLGLDVLEVYGMTESCGYSHICLPGQYKEGWIGRPCPDVEVRIDESGEVQVRSQANMLGYFKEPQKTAETLTADGFLRTGDKGEQDAEGRLRLTGRLKEIFKTSKGKYVAPAPIENRLAVHTRIEQVCVVGDGLSAPLGLCVISAAGHEDARPQLHSSLEKLLEEVNAVLDKHERLRRLVVVKDSWAVENGFLTPTLKIKRNVIEDTYGARFEEWSERSEAVLWQD, from the coding sequence ATGTCTGCTGCTTTTCGATTGCCGCTGGACGTGTTCTACGAACGCGAGGCCCGGCACCCGCGTCAGTGTTTTCTGGTGCAGCCGATCGGCGGCGGGCAGGTCGAGACGCTGACCTGGGCCGACGTTGGCCATCAGGCCCGCTGCGCCGCGCACTGGCTGCGCTCCCGGGAGTTGCCCCAGGGCAGCCACATTGCCCTGATCTCGAAAAACTGCGCCCACTGGATCATCGCCGACCTGGCGATCTGGATGGCCGGGCATGTCTCGGTGCCGCTCTATCCCAATCTCACGGCCGAATCGGTCCATCAGGTCCTCAGCCATTCCGAAAGCGTACTGGCGTTCATCGGCAAACTGGATGACTGGCCGGGGATGTCGGTTGGGGTGCCAGCGGATCTGCCAACCATCAGCCTGCCGCTGCACCCGCCGGGAGACTTCGATTTCAACTGGGGCGACCTGCAACGCTATTCACCGATCCAGGACGATCCGCGACCCGCCGCCGATCAACTGGCGACCATCATCTACACCTCCGGCACCACTGGCCTGCCCAAAGGCGTGATGCACAGCTTTGCCAATCTCGGTTTTGCCACCACCCGTGGCACGCAGTTGTTCGGCCTCAATGAAAACGACCGGTTGCTGTCCTATCTGCCGCTGTGCCATGTGGCTGAAAGGATGTTCGTCGAACTGGCGTCGATCTATACCGGGCAGACGGTGTTCTTTGCCGAGAGTCTCGATACCTTTCTCGATGATCTGAGACGTGCGCGACCGACAGCGATGTTTGGCGTGCCGCGGATCTGGACCAAATTCCAGATGGGTGTCTACAGCAAGATCCCGGCGAAACGCCTGGATTTCCTCCTCGGTCTGCCCTTTATCGGCAAACGGATCGGCCACAAGGTGCTGGCCGGGTTGGGGCTGGATGCCTTGCGCGTGGCCCTGTCCGGAGCGGCGCCGGTGCCGCTGACCTTGTTGCGCTGGTATCAGAAGCTCGGGCTCGACGTGCTGGAGGTCTACGGCATGACCGAGAGCTGCGGCTATTCGCATATCTGCCTGCCGGGGCAATACAAGGAGGGCTGGATCGGCCGGCCATGTCCTGACGTGGAGGTGCGCATCGACGAGTCCGGTGAAGTGCAGGTGCGCAGCCAGGCCAACATGCTGGGCTATTTCAAGGAACCACAGAAAACCGCTGAGACCCTGACCGCCGACGGCTTCCTGCGCACCGGCGACAAGGGCGAGCAGGACGCCGAAGGCCGTTTGCGCCTGACCGGGCGGCTCAAGGAAATCTTCAAGACCAGCAAAGGCAAATACGTCGCCCCGGCACCGATTGAAAACCGTCTCGCCGTGCATACAAGGATCGAGCAGGTTTGTGTGGTTGGCGATGGTCTGAGCGCACCGCTGGGGTTGTGTGTGATCTCGGCTGCCGGGCATGAAGACGCACGACCACAATTGCATTCGAGCCTGGAAAAACTGCTGGAGGAGGTCAACGCCGTGCTCGACAAGCACGAACGGCTGCGCCGCCTGGTGGTGGTCAAGGACAGTTGGGCGGTGGAAAACGGCTTCCTTACGCCGACCCTGAAGATCAAGCGCAACGTCATCGAAGACACCTACGGCGCGCGCTTCGAAGAATGGAGCGAGCGCAGCGAGGCGGTGCTGTGGCAGGATTGA
- a CDS encoding DUF4389 domain-containing protein — MNDPKTEAKYESILLRVLWMIVYIVVWQVAQFILGAVVLVQLIYRLIYGAPSAGLMNFGDSLSQFLAQIGRFGSFHSDQKPWPFADWPAPRTPEGEAPHVVAPAPHPARDEEPKL, encoded by the coding sequence ATGAACGATCCAAAAACCGAAGCCAAGTACGAATCCATCCTGCTGCGGGTGTTGTGGATGATCGTCTACATCGTGGTCTGGCAGGTGGCGCAGTTCATCCTCGGCGCGGTGGTGCTGGTGCAACTGATCTATCGTTTGATCTATGGCGCCCCGAGCGCCGGTCTGATGAATTTCGGCGACAGCCTGAGCCAGTTCTTGGCCCAGATCGGCCGGTTCGGCAGCTTCCACAGCGACCAGAAACCCTGGCCGTTCGCCGACTGGCCGGCGCCGCGTACCCCGGAAGGTGAAGCGCCACACGTTGTCGCGCCGGCACCGCATCCGGCCCGGGATGAGGAACCCAAGCTATGA
- a CDS encoding NAD(P)H-dependent glycerol-3-phosphate dehydrogenase: MTEQRPIAVLGGGSFGTAVANLLAENGHQVRQWMRDPEQAEAIRVNRENPRYLKGIKILPGVTAVTDLQETLDACELCFVALPSSALRTVLAAHAERLSGKMLVSLTKGIEAHTFKLMSQILEEIAPQARIGVLSGPNLAREIAEHALTATVVASEDEELCKEVQAALHGRTFRVYASADRFGVELGGALKNVYAIIAGMAVALEMGENTKSMLITRALAEMTRFAVNQGANPMTFLGLAGVGDLIVTCSSPKSRNYQVGFALGQGLSLDEAVSRLGEVAEGVNTLKVLKAKAQEVGVYMPLVAGLHAILFEGRTLEQVIGLLMRAEPKTDVDFISTSGFN, translated from the coding sequence ATGACTGAACAGCGCCCGATTGCGGTCCTGGGAGGCGGAAGTTTCGGTACCGCCGTGGCCAATCTGTTGGCCGAGAACGGCCATCAAGTCCGGCAGTGGATGCGTGACCCCGAGCAGGCCGAGGCCATCCGGGTCAATCGCGAGAACCCGCGTTATCTCAAGGGCATCAAGATTCTGCCGGGCGTGACGGCCGTCACCGACCTGCAGGAAACCCTCGATGCCTGCGAGTTGTGCTTCGTCGCGTTGCCATCGAGTGCACTGCGCACGGTATTGGCGGCGCATGCCGAGCGCCTGAGCGGCAAGATGCTGGTCAGTCTGACCAAGGGCATCGAAGCTCACACCTTCAAACTGATGAGCCAGATCCTCGAAGAAATCGCCCCGCAGGCGCGCATCGGCGTGCTGTCCGGGCCGAACCTGGCGCGGGAGATCGCCGAGCACGCGCTGACCGCCACGGTGGTCGCCAGTGAAGACGAAGAACTGTGCAAGGAAGTGCAGGCCGCGCTGCATGGCCGTACTTTCCGCGTCTACGCCAGTGCCGACCGCTTCGGCGTGGAGCTGGGCGGCGCACTGAAAAACGTCTACGCGATCATTGCCGGCATGGCGGTGGCGCTGGAGATGGGCGAGAACACCAAAAGCATGCTGATCACCCGTGCCCTGGCCGAGATGACCCGGTTTGCGGTGAATCAGGGCGCCAACCCGATGACCTTCCTCGGTCTGGCCGGGGTCGGCGACCTGATCGTCACCTGCTCGTCGCCGAAAAGCCGCAACTATCAGGTCGGTTTCGCTCTCGGTCAGGGTTTGAGCCTCGACGAAGCGGTGTCGCGCCTTGGTGAAGTGGCCGAAGGGGTCAACACACTGAAAGTGCTCAAGGCCAAGGCCCAGGAGGTCGGCGTGTACATGCCGCTGGTCGCCGGGCTCCACGCGATCCTGTTCGAAGGGCGCACGCTGGAACAGGTGATCGGCCTGTTGATGCGCGCCGAGCCCAAGACCGACGTCGACTTCATTTCCACCAGCGGTTTCAACTGA
- a CDS encoding DUF4892 domain-containing protein produces the protein MRSFSLLALCCFSPVLLAADLPGSPDLPIVPRLADAQIVDYRPAATLERIYPMGSIRKISGQLRFDGQVGARGQTTSVTYELPPEHSANEAFTVAREALQKQDAELLFWCQARDCGESSLWANEVFGNAKLYGADEQQAYLLLRLAAPRDNTLVALYSITRGNRKAYLHVEQFEAATPLGELLPTSATLLRQLKDTGELKLPKLSVDPDDTWLRLLSRGLNLDTTLRVTVSGAKAEAWRQALITQGVRAARMETGNVEGAGLRIDLLR, from the coding sequence ATGCGATCTTTCAGTCTGCTGGCGCTGTGCTGTTTCAGTCCCGTGTTGCTCGCTGCCGACCTGCCGGGCAGTCCGGATCTGCCGATCGTGCCGCGTCTGGCCGATGCGCAGATCGTCGACTATCGCCCGGCCGCGACGCTGGAGCGGATCTACCCGATGGGCTCGATCCGCAAGATCAGCGGCCAGCTGCGTTTCGACGGTCAGGTCGGCGCCCGTGGGCAGACCACCTCGGTCACCTACGAATTGCCGCCGGAACATTCCGCCAATGAAGCCTTCACCGTCGCCCGCGAGGCGCTGCAAAAACAGGACGCCGAGCTGTTGTTCTGGTGTCAGGCCAGGGATTGCGGCGAAAGCAGCCTGTGGGCCAACGAAGTGTTCGGCAATGCCAAGCTGTACGGTGCCGACGAGCAGCAGGCCTATCTGCTGCTGAGGTTGGCGGCACCTCGCGACAACACGCTGGTGGCGCTCTACAGCATCACTCGCGGCAATCGCAAAGCCTATCTGCACGTCGAGCAATTCGAGGCCGCCACGCCGTTGGGGGAGCTGCTGCCGACATCGGCGACCTTGTTGCGCCAGTTGAAAGACACCGGCGAGCTGAAATTACCGAAACTGAGCGTTGATCCGGATGACACCTGGCTGCGTCTGCTGTCCCGTGGCCTGAACCTCGACACGACGTTGCGGGTCACGGTTTCCGGGGCCAAGGCCGAAGCCTGGCGTCAGGCGTTGATCACGCAGGGTGTGCGGGCCGCACGCATGGAGACCGGCAATGTCGAAGGTGCCGGCCTGCGCATCGACCTGTTGCGATAA
- a CDS encoding TonB-dependent receptor plug domain-containing protein, translating to MLLADDLFLDSEALPQILTATRLKQSPAEVPGSMTVIDSELINASGARDISELLRLVPGMMVGNISGNQAVVNYHGTNATEARRMQVLIDGRSVYRAGLATVDWSDIPVAMEDIERIEVFRGPNTVSYGANALMAVVNIITRNPADSHGTRLKITRGQRGINDFYASQGTGWNGGDLRLSLSGQEDDGFDSDRTGADYRDSRRLNRFSLAVSQTLSDNQSVDWQLNAKDGTNQRPYTYRPVFSGITAAGNNSDVIAKDYAGSVRWNLDINPDHSLYVQGSAQHWDRQQTWRACDAEVSFSPQLTELWQLNPNYTEQLARNITRYTGPGAAPGTPTEMALANQVLDQWRNGASRTLCGDIDQSARESRYDLELQDTLSLSDSLRLVSGLNYRYDRADSETYFNGTLDDTTWRAFGQLEWRASEHWLLQGGAMFENTQLIGSSLTPRFAVNYLINPRHSLRAVYSEAIRSPDMFENNVNWSYQVTNLRPSAYGQSSARYFVKTRGPGDLDQEHMRSRELGYNGFFPEWGLALDVKLFYDEITGMISEPLRNNQYIASNANDSRFRGTETQLDWRLSAADRLRLTYAYVDAEASNPLDQQFTARNSGSAGWLRDWGQGWNSALFYYGDNALNGYRFERVDTRIAKRIPLGKAQLQLAGVLQQRLDNEPTTFVDNNYDERRVMYFSAELEF from the coding sequence ATGTTGCTGGCGGACGACCTGTTTCTCGACAGCGAGGCCTTGCCCCAGATCCTCACGGCCACGCGCCTGAAACAGTCGCCGGCGGAAGTCCCCGGCAGCATGACCGTGATCGACAGCGAACTGATCAACGCCAGCGGCGCCCGGGACATCAGCGAACTGTTGCGCCTGGTGCCGGGGATGATGGTCGGCAACATCAGCGGCAATCAGGCGGTGGTGAACTATCACGGCACCAACGCCACCGAAGCGCGGCGCATGCAGGTGCTGATCGACGGCCGCTCGGTGTACCGCGCCGGCCTGGCCACGGTGGACTGGAGCGACATCCCGGTGGCCATGGAAGACATTGAACGCATTGAAGTCTTTCGCGGCCCGAACACCGTCAGTTACGGCGCCAACGCGCTGATGGCAGTGGTCAACATCATCACCCGCAACCCGGCCGACAGCCACGGCACACGGTTGAAAATCACCCGTGGCCAACGGGGCATCAACGACTTCTATGCCAGTCAGGGAACGGGCTGGAACGGCGGCGACCTGCGTCTGTCGCTGTCCGGCCAGGAAGATGACGGCTTCGACAGCGACCGCACCGGCGCCGATTACCGCGACAGTCGCCGCTTGAACCGCTTCAGCCTTGCGGTCAGTCAGACGCTGAGCGACAACCAGAGCGTGGACTGGCAACTCAACGCCAAGGACGGGACCAATCAGCGGCCGTACACCTACCGCCCGGTGTTCTCCGGGATTACCGCTGCCGGGAACAATTCCGACGTGATCGCCAAGGATTACGCCGGCTCGGTGCGCTGGAACCTGGACATCAATCCCGACCACAGCCTTTATGTACAAGGCTCGGCGCAACACTGGGATCGCCAGCAGACCTGGCGCGCCTGCGACGCCGAGGTGTCATTCAGCCCGCAGCTTACGGAGCTGTGGCAGCTCAACCCGAACTACACCGAGCAACTGGCGCGCAACATCACCCGCTACACCGGGCCCGGTGCTGCACCCGGCACGCCAACGGAAATGGCCCTGGCCAATCAGGTGCTCGATCAATGGCGTAACGGCGCCAGCCGGACCCTGTGCGGCGACATCGACCAAAGTGCCCGGGAATCACGCTATGACCTGGAATTGCAGGACACCCTCAGCCTGTCCGACAGTCTGCGTCTGGTCAGTGGCCTGAACTATCGTTACGACCGGGCCGATTCCGAGACCTATTTCAACGGAACGCTGGACGACACCACGTGGCGCGCCTTTGGTCAACTGGAGTGGCGCGCCAGCGAACACTGGCTGTTGCAGGGCGGCGCCATGTTTGAAAACACGCAACTGATCGGCAGTTCGCTGACGCCCAGGTTTGCCGTCAATTACCTGATCAACCCGCGCCACAGCCTGCGTGCGGTGTACTCGGAAGCGATCCGCTCGCCGGACATGTTCGAGAACAACGTCAACTGGAGTTATCAGGTGACCAACCTGCGCCCCTCCGCCTACGGCCAGTCTTCGGCCCGTTACTTCGTCAAGACCCGGGGCCCCGGCGATCTGGACCAGGAACACATGCGCTCGCGGGAACTGGGTTACAACGGCTTTTTCCCTGAATGGGGCCTGGCGCTGGACGTGAAGCTGTTCTACGACGAAATCACCGGGATGATCAGCGAACCGCTGCGCAACAATCAGTACATTGCCAGCAACGCCAACGACTCGCGCTTTCGCGGCACCGAAACCCAGCTGGACTGGCGCCTGAGCGCGGCCGACCGACTGCGCCTGACTTACGCCTACGTCGACGCCGAGGCGAGCAACCCGCTGGACCAGCAGTTCACCGCGCGCAACAGTGGCTCGGCCGGCTGGCTGCGCGATTGGGGCCAGGGCTGGAACAGTGCCCTCTTCTATTACGGTGACAACGCACTCAACGGCTATCGCTTCGAGCGGGTCGACACGCGCATCGCCAAACGCATCCCGTTGGGCAAGGCTCAACTGCAACTGGCCGGGGTGCTGCAACAACGTCTGGACAATGAGCCGACCACGTTCGTCGACAACAATTACGACGAACGCCGAGTGATGTATTTCAGCGCCGAGCTGGAGTTCTAG
- a CDS encoding hotdog fold thioesterase produces MTLWRTTPNIEQLNAIQKNTIGEVLDIRFESFDEESLTASMVIDHRTHQPYGLLHGGASVVLAETVGSMASYLCIDASKFYCVGLEINANHLRGLRSGRVTAVAKPIHIGRSTHVWDIRLTSDEGKASCVSRLTMAVVPLGEQPPAR; encoded by the coding sequence ATGACCTTGTGGCGCACCACTCCAAACATCGAGCAGTTGAACGCAATCCAGAAAAACACCATCGGCGAAGTGCTGGACATCCGCTTCGAGTCCTTCGACGAGGAATCGCTGACGGCCAGCATGGTCATTGACCATCGCACCCATCAGCCTTACGGCCTGCTGCACGGCGGCGCCTCGGTGGTGCTGGCCGAGACCGTCGGTTCCATGGCCAGTTACCTGTGCATCGATGCCAGCAAGTTCTATTGCGTGGGGCTGGAGATCAACGCCAACCACCTGCGCGGCCTGCGCAGCGGCCGGGTGACGGCGGTGGCCAAGCCGATTCACATTGGCCGCTCGACCCATGTCTGGGACATCCGCCTGACCAGTGATGAAGGCAAGGCCAGTTGTGTGTCGCGGCTGACCATGGCCGTGGTGCCGCTGGGCGAGCAACCGCCGGCACGCTGA
- a CDS encoding alpha/beta hydrolase, with the protein MSPAVEEVRLSLPHIELAAHIFGPEDGVPVIALHGWLDNANSFARLAPKLKGLRIVALDMAGHGHSGHRPVGAGYALWDYAHDVLQVAEQLGWQRFGLLGHSLGAIVSLVLAGSLPERITHLALIDGVIPPTDKGENAAERMGMALQAQLDLREKRKPVYATLDRAIEVRMKGLVAVSREAAELLAQRGLMPVPGGYTWRTDNRLTLPSPLRLTQEQAMAFIQRIACPTQLVVAADGMLAKHPELLERLPFSREQLPGGHHLHLNDESGAVLVADCFNRFFAIP; encoded by the coding sequence ATGAGCCCGGCGGTCGAGGAAGTGCGCCTGAGCCTGCCGCATATCGAGCTGGCGGCACACATTTTCGGCCCGGAAGACGGGGTGCCGGTGATTGCCCTGCATGGCTGGCTGGATAACGCCAACAGCTTCGCTCGCCTGGCGCCGAAGCTCAAAGGTTTGCGCATTGTTGCGCTGGACATGGCCGGTCATGGTCATTCGGGGCATCGTCCGGTCGGCGCGGGTTACGCGCTGTGGGACTACGCCCATGACGTGCTGCAAGTCGCGGAACAACTGGGCTGGCAGCGGTTCGGCCTGCTCGGGCATTCGCTGGGGGCCATTGTTTCGCTGGTGCTGGCGGGGTCGTTGCCGGAGCGCATCACCCATCTGGCGCTGATCGACGGGGTGATTCCCCCTACAGATAAAGGCGAAAACGCCGCCGAACGCATGGGCATGGCCCTGCAGGCGCAGCTTGATTTGCGGGAAAAACGCAAACCGGTCTACGCCACCCTCGACCGTGCTATCGAAGTGCGCATGAAAGGCCTGGTGGCGGTGAGTCGTGAGGCCGCCGAGCTGCTGGCGCAACGCGGTCTGATGCCGGTGCCCGGCGGTTACACCTGGCGCACCGACAACCGTCTGACCCTGCCATCGCCGCTGCGTCTGACCCAGGAACAGGCAATGGCCTTCATCCAGCGCATTGCCTGTCCGACGCAATTGGTGGTGGCGGCCGACGGCATGCTGGCCAAGCACCCCGAACTGCTGGAGCGTCTACCCTTTAGCCGGGAACAGCTGCCGGGCGGGCACCATCTGCACCTGAACGACGAGTCGGGTGCGGTTCTTGTCGCAGACTGTTTCAATCGGTTCTTCGCCATTCCTTGA
- a CDS encoding AI-2E family transporter — protein sequence MPNNDRLLVQILLLVLFGASFWVMAPFWSALFWGAVLAFASWPLMRLLTRWLGGRESLAASILTLGWMLLVAAPLVWLGFNLADHVRDATVFIKDVQVDGLPEAPAWLGTIPLVGERLVGFWNSVDQQGAALMVSLKPYLGQVGNWLLARSAQIGGGILELTLSIVFVFFFYRDGPRLAAFVHSLLERLIGDRAGYYIELVAGTVQRVVNGVIGTAAAQAILALIGFLIAGVPGALVLGIVTFLLSLIPMGPPLVWIPATAWLAWKGEYGMAVFLGIWGTFIISGVDNVLKPYLISRGGNLPLVIVLLGVFGGLIAFGFIGLFIGPTLLAVAYSLLTDWSKSQGRV from the coding sequence ATGCCCAATAATGATCGTCTGCTGGTGCAGATCCTGTTGCTGGTGTTGTTCGGCGCCAGTTTCTGGGTGATGGCACCGTTCTGGTCGGCGCTGTTCTGGGGCGCGGTGCTGGCATTCGCCAGTTGGCCGTTGATGCGTCTGCTGACGCGCTGGCTCGGCGGACGCGAATCACTGGCGGCAAGTATCCTGACCTTGGGCTGGATGCTGCTGGTGGCGGCACCGCTGGTTTGGCTGGGGTTCAACCTGGCCGATCACGTGCGCGATGCCACGGTGTTCATCAAGGATGTGCAGGTCGATGGCCTGCCGGAAGCGCCGGCCTGGCTCGGCACGATTCCGCTGGTGGGGGAACGGCTGGTCGGTTTCTGGAACAGTGTCGATCAGCAGGGCGCGGCGTTGATGGTGTCGCTCAAGCCTTATCTGGGACAGGTCGGCAACTGGCTGCTGGCACGCAGTGCGCAGATCGGCGGCGGGATTCTCGAGCTGACCCTGAGCATTGTCTTCGTGTTCTTTTTCTACCGTGACGGGCCGCGGCTGGCGGCGTTCGTGCATAGCCTGCTGGAGCGGTTGATCGGCGACCGTGCCGGGTATTACATCGAATTGGTGGCCGGTACGGTGCAGCGGGTGGTGAACGGGGTGATCGGTACGGCGGCGGCGCAGGCGATCCTGGCGCTGATCGGGTTCCTGATTGCCGGGGTGCCGGGGGCTTTGGTGCTGGGGATCGTGACGTTCCTGCTCAGTCTGATTCCGATGGGACCGCCGCTGGTGTGGATTCCGGCCACGGCCTGGCTGGCCTGGAAGGGTGAGTACGGGATGGCGGTGTTTCTCGGGATCTGGGGGACGTTCATCATCAGTGGCGTGGACAACGTGCTCAAGCCGTATCTGATCAGCCGTGGCGGGAATCTGCCGCTGGTGATTGTGTTGCTCGGGGTGTTTGGCGGGTTGATTGCGTTCGGGTTTATCGGGTTGTTTATCGGGCCTACGCTTTTGGCTGTTGCCTATAGTTTGTTGACGGATTGGAGCAAGAGTCAGGGGCGGGTTTGA
- the sixA gene encoding phosphohistidine phosphatase SixA, translating to MKLWVLRHGEAEPYGSRPDSERELTAHGRKEVLSSAARLMGQPLTAIYASPYLRAQQTAQLVREALGFEPEIRTVEWLTPEVDPDRVAEQLVSVSNVLLVSHNPLVGHLLSYLQHGAGYPPEKVSTAGLAELEHSELLIGSMTLNSLKHP from the coding sequence ATGAAACTCTGGGTATTGCGTCACGGCGAGGCCGAGCCTTATGGCTCGCGCCCCGATTCGGAGCGGGAACTGACCGCTCACGGCCGCAAGGAAGTGCTCAGCAGCGCCGCCCGGTTGATGGGCCAGCCACTGACGGCGATCTACGCCAGCCCGTACTTGCGAGCACAGCAGACAGCGCAGCTGGTGCGCGAGGCGCTGGGTTTCGAACCGGAGATCCGCACGGTCGAATGGCTGACCCCGGAAGTCGATCCGGACCGCGTCGCCGAGCAACTGGTGTCGGTAAGCAATGTGCTGCTGGTCAGCCACAACCCCTTGGTCGGGCATCTGCTCAGTTACTTGCAACACGGCGCCGGTTATCCGCCGGAAAAGGTCAGCACCGCCGGGCTGGCCGAGCTTGAGCACAGCGAGTTGCTGATTGGTTCGATGACGCTCAACAGCCTCAAGCATCCGTGA
- a CDS encoding ABC transporter substrate-binding protein, translated as MRYAMSRKMPTAAQWLAGLCLFLTAWLHGVAVQAADILLTGAEESPGVQSFVQALSELRPTDRVHFQPLASLPAPGKLPSSLRLILLDLPSLDWRMQEPQGPATLVLRISRLQARQRFGNAQPPHLSLLWSDPPLSRQLQLIRRILPQAQRVGVLFDQHSEFLLKELQSAARPLNLLIVPQRWDNTHDSRPLQTVLKNSDVLLGLDDPDLYNPRTAKNLLLSSYSRQLALIGPNVSFVRAGSLASTYSDQSDWLTVLDELLDRPPAAWPRALYPERFKVSSNAQVARSLGIEPMNEASVAEELAEGERRP; from the coding sequence ATGCGTTACGCCATGTCACGAAAGATGCCAACGGCTGCCCAATGGCTGGCCGGACTGTGTCTGTTCCTGACAGCGTGGCTGCACGGCGTGGCGGTGCAGGCGGCCGACATTCTGCTGACCGGCGCCGAGGAAAGCCCCGGCGTGCAATCGTTCGTCCAGGCCCTGAGTGAGCTTCGCCCCACCGACCGCGTGCATTTCCAGCCACTGGCGAGTCTGCCGGCGCCGGGCAAGTTGCCGTCCAGTCTGCGCCTTATCCTGCTCGACCTGCCCAGCCTTGACTGGCGCATGCAGGAACCCCAGGGGCCGGCGACGCTGGTCCTGCGCATCAGCCGCTTGCAGGCTCGACAGCGTTTCGGTAACGCGCAACCACCCCATTTGAGTCTGCTGTGGAGCGATCCACCGCTGAGTCGCCAGTTGCAACTGATCCGACGGATTCTGCCCCAGGCTCAGCGGGTCGGCGTGCTGTTCGATCAGCACAGCGAGTTCCTGCTCAAGGAGCTGCAATCGGCCGCCCGGCCGCTGAATCTGCTAATCGTCCCACAGCGCTGGGACAACACCCACGACAGCCGTCCCTTGCAGACCGTGCTGAAAAACAGTGATGTGTTGCTGGGCCTCGACGACCCCGACCTGTACAACCCGAGAACCGCGAAGAACCTGCTGCTCAGCAGCTATTCGCGGCAACTGGCGCTGATCGGTCCGAACGTGTCATTCGTGCGCGCCGGCAGCCTCGCCAGTACTTACAGCGACCAGAGTGACTGGCTGACGGTGCTCGACGAATTGCTCGACCGCCCACCGGCTGCCTGGCCGAGAGCGCTCTATCCCGAGCGTTTTAAAGTATCAAGCAATGCGCAGGTGGCTCGTTCATTAGGAATAGAACCGATGAATGAAGCCTCTGTTGCCGAAGAGCTGGCCGAAGGAGAGCGCCGCCCATGA
- a CDS encoding alpha/beta fold hydrolase, whose product MSQPIFFAHANGFPSGTYGKLFSALAPEFRVTHLEQHAHDPRFPAGDNWYHLVDELIHHLQQQDEPVWGVGHSFGGMLHLHAALRCPELYRGVVMLDSPVLTRTDRWVIRAAKRFGFIDKLTPAGRTLGRREEFADLDSARSYFAGKTLFRGFDPECFDAYLQHGLHKVGDKLRLRFDPATEISIYRGVPHTSPGRTRQLQVPLAVVRGHKSRVVMNHHARHVGRLPQGESLTMPGGHMFPLERPQDTAQLLKNLFTRWENRQHKDCA is encoded by the coding sequence ATGTCGCAACCGATTTTTTTCGCCCACGCCAACGGTTTCCCTTCCGGCACCTACGGCAAGCTGTTCTCGGCGCTGGCGCCCGAGTTCCGGGTGACGCATCTGGAGCAGCATGCCCACGATCCGCGTTTTCCGGCGGGTGACAATTGGTACCACCTGGTGGACGAGCTGATCCATCACCTGCAACAGCAGGACGAGCCGGTGTGGGGCGTTGGCCATTCTTTCGGCGGAATGCTGCACCTGCACGCCGCACTGCGCTGCCCTGAGCTGTATCGCGGAGTCGTGATGCTCGACTCGCCGGTGCTGACCCGCACCGACCGATGGGTGATCCGTGCTGCCAAGCGTTTTGGCTTCATCGATAAACTCACCCCGGCCGGTCGCACATTGGGACGACGCGAAGAATTCGCCGACCTCGATAGTGCCCGCAGCTATTTTGCCGGCAAGACTCTGTTCCGTGGCTTCGATCCCGAGTGTTTCGACGCCTACCTGCAGCACGGTTTGCACAAGGTCGGCGACAAGCTGCGCCTGCGCTTCGACCCGGCCACCGAGATCAGTATTTATCGCGGTGTGCCGCACACCAGCCCTGGGCGAACCCGACAGCTTCAGGTGCCACTGGCGGTGGTGCGCGGGCACAAGAGTCGCGTTGTGATGAACCATCACGCCCGGCACGTTGGACGCCTGCCTCAGGGCGAGTCGCTGACGATGCCCGGCGGTCACATGTTTCCCCTTGAGCGGCCGCAGGACACTGCACAACTGCTGAAGAATCTGTTCACTCGCTGGGAAAACCGCCAGCACAAGGATTGCGCATGA